Proteins encoded in a region of the Sebastes fasciatus isolate fSebFas1 chromosome 9, fSebFas1.pri, whole genome shotgun sequence genome:
- the LOC141774397 gene encoding uncharacterized protein LOC141774397, which produces MRRTLESRDKSNKAEMEESRCPNVSEVPQLDPKGLHGQSKPKTHAEYLAQKDRNELLEKIDELQHRTQAMRVMIKNLTAEVQDREKRGDNLKEQNKTIREELAQFESHILQKQAEIKNLLEELQEAQEKGKITADENQRLIGKVAHLENLREGEVGRQAAMSDLQELISVKDEEIQNLTYAGEKLKRSQHELQKREVSLTEQNRTSSNELARLESLAAKLNEEKRNLQTAERDLRIQAEVDNEQIYKMEEHITNQTRQIAYNQEQLNDYHILTTDLKQKVADLTDQLEAKTEEEILAGVEQPRDEILFETTLDDQSDDTCDAATTGDQSDGIFYDNTSDDQSYDSVWETTSEDQSDECLPEKPASVFWTKSFWWNTAKVVGVSLAMVVVGIGAYNAYF; this is translated from the coding sequence ATGAGGAGAACACTGGAGTCTCGAGATAAATCCAACAAGGCTGAGATGGAAGAATCACGTTGCCCCAATGTGTCAGAGGTGCCTCAACTGGATCCAAAAGGGTTACATGGCCAATCTAAACCGAAGACACATGCTGAGTACTTAGctcagaaagacagaaatgagCTGTTAGAGAAGATAGACGAACTTCAACACCGGACCCAGGCGATGCGGGTTATGATCAAAAACCTAACGGCAGAAGTGCAGGATCGGGAAAAAAGAGGGGACAATCTGAAAGAGCAGAATAAGACCATTCGTGAGGAACTGGCCCAGTTTGAATCTCATATACTCCAAAAACAGGCCGAGATAAAGAATCTGCTGGAAGAACTTCAAGAAGCTCAGGAAAAGGGGAAAATTACAGCTGACGAGAACCAGCGCCTGATTGGGAAGGTGGCCCACCTTGAAAATCTGAGAGAAGGAGAGGTTGGACGTCAGGCAGCAATGTCTGATCTTCAGGAACTCATCAGTGTTAAAGATGAGGAAATCCAGAACCTGACTTATGCTGGAGAAAAGTTGAAACGCTCACAGCATGAGCTTCAGAAAAGGGAAGTCTCTCTGACTGAGCAGAACAGGACGTCCAGCAATGAGCTTGCTCGACTTGAGTCTCTGGCAGCAAAACTAAATGAGGAGAAGAGAAACCTGCAGACAGCTGAACGGGATCTTCGGATCCAAGCGGAGGTGGATAACGAACAAATCTACAAAATGGAGGAGCACATAACGAACCAAACCAGGCAAATCGCTTATAATCAGGAACAGTTAAATGACTATCACATCCTAACAACTGATCTGAAGCAAAAGGTCGCTGATCTTACAGACCAGCTAGAGGcgaagacagaggaggagatacTAGCTGGCGTTGAGCAGCCGAGAGATGAGATTTTATTTGAGACGACATTGGACGATCAGAGCGATGACACCTGCGATGCCGCTACAACTGGGGATCAGAGTGATGGCATCTTCTATGATAATACATCGGACGATCAGAGCTATGACAGTGTTTGGGAGACTACATCTGAGGATCAGAGTGATGAGTGCCTCCCAGAGAAACCAGCTTCTGTGTTTTGGACCAAGAGTTTCTGGTGGAACACTGCTAAAGTTGTAGGTGTGTCACTTGCCATGGTCGTTGTGGGTATAGGTGCCTATAACGCCTATTTCTGA
- the LOC141774394 gene encoding 5-hydroxytryptamine receptor 7-like encodes MVVVGASNGSFGNMRSSFMIEDTRVFGGGGDPGGSTNMMISEALAPRLLKIAQGAAEAAAAAAAATTTSPSSTSSTQPQVMEMEMETNGTRCGEQILSYGRFEKVLIGGILTMLTLSTICGNSLVVISVCVVKKLRQPSNYLIVSLAVADLSVALAVMPFVSITDLIGGQWIFGQFFCNVFIAMDVMCCTASIMSLCVISIDRYLGITKPLTYPVRQNGCCMAKMVLSVWLLSASITLPPLFGWAQNVNDGRVCLISQDFGYTVYSTAVAFYIPMSVMLIMYYRIFRAAKLSAAKHCITGFPREVKPVSGAAPRGGRRGHEAQRLEASGETGSVEATEAEQEEEESLDCVAAALKLQREVEEECSTRVSRLLKTGEHHHRRKRKNQSIFKREQKAAATLGIVVGAFTFCWLPFFLVSTARPFVCGVECSCVPLWLERTLLWLGYANSLINPFIYAFFNRDLRTTYSNLLRCRYRNINRKLSAAGMHEALKLVEKPDADV; translated from the exons ATGGTTGTTGTGGGAGCGAGTAACGGAAGCTTCGGTAACATGAGGTCGTCGTTCATGATAGAAGATACTAGAGTctttggtggtggtggagatCCAGGAGGCTCCACCAACATGATGATCTCGGAGGCTCTTGCGCCTCGGCTGCTGAAGATTGCGCAGGGCGCcgcagaggcagcagcagcagcagcggcagcgaCGACGACTTCTCCATCATCCACCTCCAGCACTCAGCCGCAGGtcatggagatggagatggagacgaACGGGACGCGGTGCGGAGAGCAGATCCTGAGCTACGGCCGCTTCGAGAAGGTGCTGATCGGAGGCATCCTCACCATGCTCACGCTGTCCACCATCTGCGGGAACTCGCTGGTGGTCATCTCGGTGTGCGTCGTGAAGAAGCTTCGACAGCCGTCCAACTATCTGATCGTGTCGCTGGCCGTGGCGGACCTGTCGGTGGCTCTGGCCGTGATGCCCTTCGTCAGCATCACGGACCTGATCGGAGGCCAGTGGATATTCGGACAGTTCTTCTGTAACGTTTTCATCGCCATGGATGTGATGTGCTGCACCGCGTCCATCATGAGTCTGTGCGTAATCAGCATTGACAG GTATCTGGGTATCACGAAACCCCTGACGTATCCTGTCCGGCAAAACGGCTGCTGCATGGCCAAGATGGTCCTGTCAGTGTGGCTCCTCTCAGCCTCCATCACCCTCCCCCCTCTGTTTGGCTGGGCGCAGAACGTCAATGACGGCCGGGTCTGCCTCATCAGCCAGGACTTCGGCTACACCGTCTACTCTACAGCTGTGGCGTTCTACATCCCCATGTCAGTGATGTTGATCATGTACTACAGGATCTTCCGGGCGGCAAAACTCAGCGCTGCCAAGCACTGCATCACCGGCTTCCCCAGGGAAGTGAAGCCCGTTTCAGGGGCGGCTCCTCGAGGGGGAAGAAGAGGGCACGAGGCTCAGCGGCTAGAAGCATCAGGAGAGACGGGAAGTGTTGAAGCGACAGAGGctgaacaggaagaggaggagagcttGGACTGCGTGGCAGCGGCATTAAAGCTCCAGCgcgaggtggaggaggagtgcAGCACGCGCGTCTCTCGCCTCCTCAAGACCGGTGAACACCACCACCGGCGGAAGAGGAAAAACCAGTCCATCTTCAAGCGGGAGCAGAAGGCCGCGGCCACTCTGGGCATCGTGGTCGGCGCCTTCACCTTCTGCTGGCTGCCGTTCTTCTTGGTGTCCACCGCCAGGCCATTTGTCTGCGGCGTGGAGTGCAGCTGCGTGCCCCTCTGGCTGGAGAGAACTCTGTTGTGGCTCGGATACGCCAACTCCCTCATTAATCCCTTTATTTATGCGTTTTTCAACCGTGATCTGAGGACCACCTACAGTAACCTCCTGCGGTGCCGCTACAGGAACATCAATCGGAAGCTGTCTGCGGCTGGCATGCACGAGGCTCTGAAGCTGGTGGAGAAGCCAGACGCTGATGTGTAG